One window of Vanessa atalanta chromosome 9, ilVanAtal1.2, whole genome shotgun sequence genomic DNA carries:
- the LOC125066204 gene encoding aminoacylase-1-like: MSDDYKNNPSISNFVEYLQIASVQPNIIYDDCVHFLKRQSDDIGLEFKIYEPVEKKPIVVLTWPGQDTSLPAILLNSHMDVVPVFENSWTYPPFSGHIDKDGKIYARGSQDMKCVGIQYLEAVRKLKSAGIKLKRTLHISFVPDEEIGGHDGMEKFVLTDSFKALNIGFALDEGMANPGEEFIVFNGERNIWQIHVICTGQPGHGSLLLPNNSGEKLRYIINKFMDMREEQKTILENNPKLTIGDVTTINLTQVFGGVQSNVIPEKLTAVFDCRLAVTIDQEAFENTVKQWCKEAGEGVTYEFEQKNPNVECTKTDDSNPYWVAFKSACDQMDLKLNIRIFPGGTDSRYVRRVGVPAIGFSPMNNTPILLHDHDEYISADIFLRGIDIYVNLITAVANV; the protein is encoded by the exons atgtcagacgactataaaaataatccttCAATATCGAATTTTGTAGAATATCTGCAAATAGCCAGCGTTCAACCAAACATCATCTATG ACGATTGTGTTCATTTCCTCAAAAGGCAAAGTGATGATATTGGTCTCGAATTCAAGATATATGAACCAGTAGAAAAGAAACCGATTGTGGTTCTGACATGGCCAGGTCAGGATACGTCACTTCCGGCGATCTTGTTGAACTCGCATATGGACGTTGTACCTGTATTTGAA aaCAGTTGGACTTACCCACCGTTTAGCGGACACATTGACAAGGATGGAAAAATATACGCCCGAGGCTCTCAAGATATGAAGTGTGTCGGTATTCAATATTTGGAAGCTGTACGTAAATTGAAATCGGCGGGAATCAAATTGAAACGAACTCTGCATATTTCTTTTGTTCCGG aTGAAGAAATCGGAGGACACGATGGAATGGAGAAATTCGTTCTAACAGATAGCTTTAAAGCACTAAATATAGGATTCGCATTAGATGAAGGCATGGCAAATCCGGGCGAAGAATTCATCGTCTTTAATGGTGAACGTAATATCTGGC aaatccATGTTATATGCACGGGTCAACCAGGTCATGGATCTCTTTTATTGCCAAATAATTCTGGCGAAAAG ctgagatacattataaataaatttatggataTGAGAGAAGAGCAGAAAACGATTCTGGAAAACAATCCGAAATTGACTATTGGAGATGTTACTACGATAAATTTGACGCAAGTTTtc ggTGGAGTGCAGTCCAACGTTATTCCCGAAAAATTGACCGCTGTCTTCGATTGTCGTTTAGCTGTTACTATTGACCAAGAAGCATTCGAAAACAct GTAAAACAATGGTGTAAGGAGGCCGGTGAAGGCGTAACGTACGAGTTCGAACAAAAAAATCCGAACGTTGAGTGCACGAAGACGGATGACAGCAATCCATACTGGGTTGCGTTTAAATCGGCTTGTGATCAAAT ggaTCTTAAGTTGAACATTCGTATTTTCCCTGGTGGTACTGATAGCAGATACGTTCGTCGTGTCGGCGTCCCCGCTATTGGATTTTCGCCGATGAACAACACGCCCATCCTTCTACACGACCACGACGAATATATTAGCGCGGATATATTCTTAAGAGGGATAGATATCTACGTTAATCTGATTACCGCAGTCGCAAACGTTTAG
- the LOC125066441 gene encoding THAP domain-containing protein 2-like: protein MPSCVFRKCTNYDTKVNKTQGISYHMFPTSEIQLQEWIAIVRKQRSECSWTPSKSSRICSNHFKATDKYSSNKGRTLLKKNAVPVIEENININIKNSPTSLDNVSVQDMEDIFETPRKAALKKRVRELTCKTKLLQKKNKVLVQQNKRLKKRVTNIALILKDLKKKDYIPKEQLTQLLNYLLLKCSLRDKK from the exons ATGCCATCGTGTGTATTTAGAAAGTGTACCAATTACGATACCaaagttaataaaacacaaGGGATCTCATACCACAT GTTTCCGACTTCTGAGATTCAGCTTCAAGAATGGATCGCAATTGTTCGTAAACAAAGAAGTGAATGCAGTTGGACGCCTTCAAAAAGTAGTAGAATTTGTAGCAATCATTTCAAAGCTACCGATAAATATTCGTCAAACAAAGGTCGTACACTTCTCAAAAAGAACGCTGTTCCCGTTATAGag gaaaacattaatataaatattaaaaactcccCGACAAGTCTTGACAATGTCAGCGTACAGGATATGGAAGATATTTTTGAAACACCCAGAAAAGCAGCACTTAAAAAACGCGTACGTGAATTAACATGCAAGACAAAACTGTTgcagaaaaaaaacaaagtcctagttcaacaaaataaaagacTGAAGAAACGTGTTACCAACATAGCCTTGATATTGaaagatttaaagaaaaaagattACATTCCGAAAGAACAGCTTACTCAACTACTaaactatttactattaaaatgctCTCTaagagacaaaaaataa